Proteins co-encoded in one Polynucleobacter sp. MG-6-Vaara-E2 genomic window:
- the tilS gene encoding tRNA lysidine(34) synthetase TilS, whose amino-acid sequence MASSRKSQPSPKLAKRIAVALSGGLDSVVLLDTVCKSQAQNQNTKILVFHIHHGLQKQADDWLIFCEKLAQKYKVQFDFRLLHLDKAQGNIEARARTARYEALADLCEEYGVEDLLLAHHQNDQAETVLLQLLRGAGVAGLSGMPASKTVQLGSAEVTLWRPLLDQSRVDLEMYAKEHKLKWFEDPSNQDRQYRRNAIRKDIIPKLEKIQPEAIANLARSASLLSDAQILLDRLAIQDGKEILSKESLNTTPLLKLAKSDLPAANNILRYWLKLNELAMPSQERMNAWWRDLATVKAGAQLEWPHDGKVIRLWRNQLLLASDPTGQWVFKTIAPRSKKLGFPAAWVKEAQKEGRIATKPRTGSEKLQTKPNSPRKILKNLFQEADIPPWERNAPLLYIDDELIAVAGVGVSYPRLVQSGARLWPEWQESS is encoded by the coding sequence ATGGCAAGTTCAAGGAAATCACAGCCAAGTCCTAAGTTAGCAAAACGAATTGCGGTTGCCTTGAGTGGCGGCCTCGATTCTGTTGTGCTACTTGATACGGTTTGCAAGTCGCAAGCCCAAAATCAAAATACCAAAATTTTGGTTTTCCATATTCATCATGGCTTACAAAAGCAGGCTGATGATTGGTTGATCTTTTGCGAGAAGCTTGCTCAAAAATACAAAGTGCAATTTGATTTTCGTCTGTTACATCTTGATAAGGCGCAAGGTAATATTGAGGCCAGAGCACGAACAGCTCGTTATGAGGCTTTAGCGGATCTCTGCGAAGAGTATGGCGTTGAGGATCTACTCTTGGCGCACCACCAGAATGATCAAGCTGAAACAGTGTTGCTGCAGCTTCTGCGTGGCGCCGGTGTGGCTGGGTTATCTGGCATGCCTGCCAGCAAAACAGTCCAGCTTGGTTCTGCAGAAGTCACGCTATGGCGTCCATTGCTAGATCAAAGTAGGGTAGACCTTGAGATGTATGCGAAAGAACATAAGCTCAAATGGTTTGAAGATCCTAGCAATCAAGATCGTCAATACAGACGTAATGCGATCCGTAAAGACATTATTCCAAAGCTAGAAAAGATTCAGCCAGAGGCAATTGCTAATTTAGCGCGTAGTGCCAGCCTGCTGAGCGATGCGCAAATACTATTGGATCGTCTTGCAATCCAAGATGGAAAAGAGATTCTTTCCAAGGAAAGTCTCAATACAACGCCACTCTTAAAGCTAGCAAAGTCAGATCTACCGGCGGCAAATAATATCTTGCGTTACTGGTTAAAGCTTAATGAACTAGCCATGCCATCTCAAGAGCGCATGAACGCTTGGTGGCGCGACCTCGCTACTGTGAAAGCTGGTGCGCAATTAGAGTGGCCTCATGATGGCAAAGTGATTCGACTATGGCGTAATCAATTACTGCTGGCCTCAGACCCAACTGGGCAGTGGGTATTTAAAACAATTGCTCCTAGGAGTAAAAAACTGGGCTTTCCAGCCGCTTGGGTAAAAGAAGCTCAAAAGGAGGGCCGCATCGCTACCAAACCCAGGACCGGTTCCGAAAAGCTACAGACCAAACCCAATAGCCCCCGTAAAATTCTCAAGAACCTCTTTCAAGAAGCCGATATTCCACCTTGGGAACGAAATGCGCCTTTGCTCTATATCGATGATGAACTGATTGCCGTTGCAGGCGTTGGTGTGAGCTATCCCCGCCTTGTGCAATCTGGAGCGCGACTATGG
- a CDS encoding acetyl-CoA carboxylase carboxyltransferase subunit alpha — translation MKTTFLDFEQQIAELDSKIEELRFVQDESSVDISDEIKTLSEKSLQLTKDVYANLTPWQVSQVARHPQRPYTLDYVGALFTDFHELHGDRTFADDQSIIGGLARFDDQPCMVIGHQKGRDTKERALRNFGMSRPEGYRKAMRLMRLAEKFGIPVFTFVDTPGAFPGIDAEERNQSEAIGRNLYVQAELEVPIIATIIGEGGSGGALAIAMGDVVLMLQNSTYSVISPEGCASILWKTADKASEAAEQLGLTAQRLKALGLIDKIVAEPIGGAHRDYDVMMSNMRKALSESIKTFDGMKIDALLERRHERLMSYGKFKEITAKS, via the coding sequence ATGAAAACGACTTTCCTGGATTTTGAGCAGCAAATCGCCGAATTAGATTCAAAGATTGAAGAGCTGCGTTTTGTACAAGATGAATCATCGGTAGATATTTCCGATGAGATCAAAACGCTTTCTGAAAAGAGTCTTCAACTCACTAAAGATGTTTATGCCAACTTGACTCCATGGCAGGTGTCCCAAGTTGCGCGTCATCCACAGCGTCCATACACCCTAGATTATGTTGGTGCCTTATTCACCGATTTCCATGAATTACACGGTGATCGTACTTTTGCCGATGATCAATCCATCATTGGTGGCTTAGCCCGTTTTGATGATCAACCCTGCATGGTGATTGGTCATCAAAAGGGCCGCGACACTAAAGAGCGCGCATTACGTAATTTTGGTATGAGTCGTCCTGAGGGCTATCGCAAAGCGATGCGCTTAATGCGCCTTGCAGAAAAGTTTGGCATTCCAGTGTTTACCTTTGTTGACACACCAGGCGCATTCCCAGGGATCGATGCAGAAGAGCGTAATCAATCCGAAGCGATTGGCCGTAACCTTTATGTTCAAGCTGAACTAGAAGTGCCGATCATTGCTACGATTATTGGTGAGGGTGGCTCTGGCGGTGCTTTGGCTATCGCTATGGGCGATGTTGTCCTTATGTTGCAGAACTCTACGTATTCGGTGATCTCTCCAGAGGGCTGTGCTTCTATCCTTTGGAAAACAGCTGATAAGGCCTCTGAGGCTGCAGAACAGCTTGGCCTGACTGCTCAGCGCCTAAAGGCTCTCGGTCTGATCGATAAGATTGTTGCTGAGCCTATAGGTGGTGCGCATCGTGATTACGACGTCATGATGAGCAATATGCGCAAAGCTCTTTCTGAATCGATCAAAACATTTGATGGCATGAAGATTGATGCATTACTTGAGCGTCGCCATGAGCGCCTAATGAGTTATGGCAAGTTCAAGGAAATCACAGCCAAGTCCTAA